Proteins from a genomic interval of Streptomyces sp. NBC_01267:
- a CDS encoding beta-ketoacyl-[acyl-carrier-protein] synthase family protein has translation MTDAGVWVTGLGATTPLGGDLASTWSAMQAGRNGVGVLDDSWAAGLPVRLAARMRVDPATVMRRTEARRLDRCEQAAMVGAREAWADAGCPEADPERVAVVIGTGVGGVVSLLDQDDNLENFGPRKVSPHTVPMLMANGPAAWVSIDLGAQGGSHTPVSACASGAEAIAVGLDLIRLGRADVVVAGGAEACLHGLPLAGFAQMMALSTTNDDPERASRPFDADRNGFVLGEGAAVLVLERAEFARSRGARAHGVLAGAGVTSSAQHITASDPKGQTRAMRMALGAGGLAPEDVGLVHAHATSTPQGDLAEAQAVTEAVGTHPVVTATKSMTGHLLGASGALGAIVTVLALRDGLVPATRNLDRLDPAVGLDVVSGGPRRGNWTAGVANSFGFGGHNVSLAFVPAG, from the coding sequence GTGACTGATGCAGGGGTCTGGGTGACCGGTCTCGGGGCGACCACGCCGCTGGGAGGTGATCTGGCGTCCACCTGGTCCGCCATGCAGGCGGGTCGGAACGGAGTCGGGGTACTGGACGACAGCTGGGCCGCGGGGCTGCCGGTCCGGCTGGCGGCCCGGATGCGGGTGGACCCGGCGACGGTCATGCGGCGTACCGAGGCCCGCCGCCTGGACCGGTGCGAGCAGGCGGCGATGGTCGGTGCCCGGGAGGCCTGGGCCGATGCCGGGTGCCCGGAGGCCGATCCGGAGCGGGTGGCCGTCGTGATCGGTACGGGTGTCGGCGGCGTGGTGTCGTTGCTCGACCAGGACGACAACCTGGAGAACTTCGGGCCGCGCAAGGTCTCCCCGCACACCGTGCCCATGCTGATGGCCAACGGTCCTGCGGCCTGGGTGAGCATCGACCTGGGGGCTCAGGGCGGATCCCACACCCCCGTCAGCGCGTGCGCGTCCGGGGCCGAGGCCATCGCCGTCGGACTCGATCTGATCCGTCTCGGCCGTGCCGACGTGGTCGTGGCCGGAGGCGCGGAGGCGTGTCTGCACGGGCTGCCGCTGGCCGGGTTCGCGCAGATGATGGCGCTGTCCACGACGAACGACGATCCGGAACGGGCGTCCCGGCCCTTCGACGCGGACCGCAACGGCTTCGTGCTGGGCGAAGGCGCCGCGGTACTGGTGCTGGAGCGTGCGGAGTTCGCCCGGTCCCGTGGTGCTCGGGCCCACGGCGTGCTCGCCGGTGCCGGGGTGACGTCCAGCGCGCAGCACATCACGGCCTCGGACCCGAAGGGGCAGACGCGGGCCATGCGCATGGCCCTGGGTGCGGGCGGGCTGGCGCCCGAGGACGTCGGTCTCGTACATGCGCACGCGACGTCCACTCCGCAGGGCGACCTGGCGGAGGCGCAGGCCGTCACCGAGGCCGTCGGTACGCACCCGGTGGTCACCGCCACGAAGTCGATGACGGGGCATCTCCTGGGCGCGTCCGGCGCCCTGGGGGCGATCGTGACCGTCCTCGCGCTGCGGGACGGGCTCGTCCCGGCGACCCGGAATCTCGACAGGCTCGACCCGGCCGTCGGCCTCGACGTCGTCTCCGGCGGTCCCCGCCGGGGAAACTGGACCGCCGGGGTGGCCAATTCCTTCGGCTTCGGCGGGCACAACGTGTCGCTGGCCTTCGTCCCGGCCGGCTGA